In Carya illinoinensis cultivar Pawnee chromosome 6, C.illinoinensisPawnee_v1, whole genome shotgun sequence, a single genomic region encodes these proteins:
- the LOC122312407 gene encoding LEAF RUST 10 DISEASE-RESISTANCE LOCUS RECEPTOR-LIKE PROTEIN KINASE-like 1.1 isoform X1, producing the protein MASVSLFVFFLVSYLGLLLSAGQEESSYTQNCRRLLCGDLEKIGFPFIDITDPKCYVGIVNCNEETHQTIQLGTGERQYELTSIGRIPKQPNAYVLGIRDQKLSENLTSGRCKFITNPTILPRFPFISLQIKSHNRTFVKCDKAVKKFGWMQSSDIKCEDGYYLYDGHPSDGFPPGCSPIQLPIKPRPSESEPYPVEFELLVNVSDDCSPCHEKEGQCQIDRNIYCPKKGKKSKVLAIALGVGCPAIVIIIICLWRSYKKKNASTNSLARNTYAVQSSRSDLEGGSVYFGVHIFPYSELQEATNNFDDEKELGDGGFGTVYYGKLHDGREVAVKRLYEHNCRQVQQFINEVEILMRMRHKNLVSLYGCTSRRSRELLLVYEYIPNGTVADHIHGDRATPGSLPWPTRMGIAIETASALAYLHASEIIHRDVKTNNILLDNNFCVKVADFGLSRLFPNDVTHVSTRPQGTPGYVDPEYRQCYQLTKKSDVYSFGVVLIELISSLPAVDITRHRHEINLANLAVNKIEQRAFHELIDPHLGFQSDDEVKRMTISVASVAFQCTQGGQELRPSMVEVLEALKGIQSGKDAGPLNVHPPTSPGCDEVGLLKKTHELRPSPNDVTDKWTSRSSTPNISG; encoded by the exons ATGGCTTCTGTCtccctctttgttttctttcttgtcTCATACCTCGGGTTGCTTCTGTCGGCCGGACAAGAAGAATCATCATACACCCAGAACTGTCGTCGCCTTCTTTGTGGAGATCTGGAGAAGATCGGCTTCCCATTCATCGATATCACAGACCCAAAATGTTATGTTGGCATCGTAAATTGTAACGAAGAAACTCATCAGACGATCCAACTGGGGACCGGTGAAAGACAGTACGAACTTACAAGCATTGGAAGGATTCCTAAACAGCCTAATGCTTATGTCCTGGGTATCCGGGACCAGAAGCTTTCGGAGAACTTGACTTCCGGTAGATGCAAATTCATAACGAATCCAACTATCCTCCCCCGATTTCCATTCATCTCTTTACAAATCAAGTCACACAATCGGACCTTTGTCAAATGCGACAAAGCTGTCAAAAAGTTTGGCTGGATGCAATCGAGCGATATTAAGTGCGAAGACGGTTATTATCTCTACGATGGTCATCCAAGCGATGGTTTTCCTCCTGGATGTTCCCCTATTCAGCTCCCAATAAAGCCGCGGCCAAGTGAGAGTGAACCGTATCCCGTTGAGTTCGAACTTCTAGTGAATGTGTCTGATGATTGTTCCCCGTGCCATGAGAAAGAAGGACAATGCCAGATCGACAGAAACATTTATTGTCCAAAGAAAG GGAAGAAGAGTAAAGTGTTGGCGATTGCCTTGG GTGTTGGATGCCCAGCGATCgtcattataattatttgctTGTGGCGTtcttacaagaaaaaaaatgcttcCACAAACTCTTTGGCGAGGAATACTTATGCTGTTCAATCCTCAAGATCAGACCTGGAAGGGGGGAGTGTCTACTTTGGAGTGCATATTTTCCCATACAGTGAACTTCAAGAAGCAACCAATAACTTTGATGATGAAAAAGAACTTGGAGATGGTGGATTTGGGACTGTATATTATG GGAAACTCCATGATGGGCGGGAAGTTGCAGTCAAGCGCCTATACGAGCACAACTGCAGACAAGTACAACAGTTCATCAATGAAGTTGAAATTCTCATGCGCATGCGCCACAAAAATCTAGTGTCCCTTTATGGGTGTACTTCACGCCGCAGCCGTGAACTTCTTCTCGTGTATGAATACATTCCCAATGGCACTGTTGCAGATCACATTCATGGAGATCGAGCAACACCTGGGTCACTCCCATGGCCTACTCGTATGGGCATCGCCATAGAAACAGCCAGTGCATTGGCTTACCTCCATGCTTCTGAGATCATACATCGTGATGTGAAAACCAATAATATTCTCCTTGACAACAACTTTTGCGTCAAAGTTGCAGATTTTGGGCTTTCTCGACTCTTCCCCAATGATGTCACCCATGTCTCAACAAGACCTCAAGGGACTCCAGGCTATGTTGACCCCGAATATCGTCAGTGTTACCAGCTTACGAAAAAGAGCGATGTCTACAGCTTTGGGGTTGTCCTCATTGAGCTCATATCATCTCTCCCAGCTGTTGATATAACTAGGCATCGGCATGAAATAAACTTGGCTAACTTAGCCGTAAACAAGATTGAACAGCGCGCATTCCATGAGTTGATCGACCCACATCTTGGCTTTCAGTCAGACGACGAAGTTAAAAGGATGACCATTTCAGTCGCAAGCGTGGCTTTCCAATGTACACAAGGGGGCCAGGAACTGAGGCCTTCCATGGTAGAGGTTTTGGAGGCATTAAAGGGTATTCAAAGTGGTAAGGATGCTGGACCTTTAAATGTACACCCACCAACTTCACCGGGTTGTGATGAGGTTggattgttgaagaaaacacaTGAGCTgcgaccttcaccaaatgatgTGACTGATAAATGGACTAGTAGATCTTCTACACCCAATATAAGTGGTTAA
- the LOC122312407 gene encoding LEAF RUST 10 DISEASE-RESISTANCE LOCUS RECEPTOR-LIKE PROTEIN KINASE-like 1.1 isoform X2, whose translation MASVSLFVFFLVSYLGLLLSAGQEESSYTQNCRRLLCGDLEKIGFPFIDITDPKCYVGIVNCNEETHQTIQLGTGERQYELTSIGRIPKQPNAYVLGIRDQKLSENLTSGRCKFITNPTILPRFPFISLQIKSHNRTFVKCDKAVKKFGWMQSSDIKCEDGYYLYDGHPSDGFPPGCSPIQLPIKPRPSESEPYPVEFELLVNVSDDCSPCHEKEGQCQIDRNIYCPKKGKSKVLAIALGVGCPAIVIIIICLWRSYKKKNASTNSLARNTYAVQSSRSDLEGGSVYFGVHIFPYSELQEATNNFDDEKELGDGGFGTVYYGKLHDGREVAVKRLYEHNCRQVQQFINEVEILMRMRHKNLVSLYGCTSRRSRELLLVYEYIPNGTVADHIHGDRATPGSLPWPTRMGIAIETASALAYLHASEIIHRDVKTNNILLDNNFCVKVADFGLSRLFPNDVTHVSTRPQGTPGYVDPEYRQCYQLTKKSDVYSFGVVLIELISSLPAVDITRHRHEINLANLAVNKIEQRAFHELIDPHLGFQSDDEVKRMTISVASVAFQCTQGGQELRPSMVEVLEALKGIQSGKDAGPLNVHPPTSPGCDEVGLLKKTHELRPSPNDVTDKWTSRSSTPNISG comes from the exons ATGGCTTCTGTCtccctctttgttttctttcttgtcTCATACCTCGGGTTGCTTCTGTCGGCCGGACAAGAAGAATCATCATACACCCAGAACTGTCGTCGCCTTCTTTGTGGAGATCTGGAGAAGATCGGCTTCCCATTCATCGATATCACAGACCCAAAATGTTATGTTGGCATCGTAAATTGTAACGAAGAAACTCATCAGACGATCCAACTGGGGACCGGTGAAAGACAGTACGAACTTACAAGCATTGGAAGGATTCCTAAACAGCCTAATGCTTATGTCCTGGGTATCCGGGACCAGAAGCTTTCGGAGAACTTGACTTCCGGTAGATGCAAATTCATAACGAATCCAACTATCCTCCCCCGATTTCCATTCATCTCTTTACAAATCAAGTCACACAATCGGACCTTTGTCAAATGCGACAAAGCTGTCAAAAAGTTTGGCTGGATGCAATCGAGCGATATTAAGTGCGAAGACGGTTATTATCTCTACGATGGTCATCCAAGCGATGGTTTTCCTCCTGGATGTTCCCCTATTCAGCTCCCAATAAAGCCGCGGCCAAGTGAGAGTGAACCGTATCCCGTTGAGTTCGAACTTCTAGTGAATGTGTCTGATGATTGTTCCCCGTGCCATGAGAAAGAAGGACAATGCCAGATCGACAGAAACATTTATTGTCCAAAGAAAGG GAAGAGTAAAGTGTTGGCGATTGCCTTGG GTGTTGGATGCCCAGCGATCgtcattataattatttgctTGTGGCGTtcttacaagaaaaaaaatgcttcCACAAACTCTTTGGCGAGGAATACTTATGCTGTTCAATCCTCAAGATCAGACCTGGAAGGGGGGAGTGTCTACTTTGGAGTGCATATTTTCCCATACAGTGAACTTCAAGAAGCAACCAATAACTTTGATGATGAAAAAGAACTTGGAGATGGTGGATTTGGGACTGTATATTATG GGAAACTCCATGATGGGCGGGAAGTTGCAGTCAAGCGCCTATACGAGCACAACTGCAGACAAGTACAACAGTTCATCAATGAAGTTGAAATTCTCATGCGCATGCGCCACAAAAATCTAGTGTCCCTTTATGGGTGTACTTCACGCCGCAGCCGTGAACTTCTTCTCGTGTATGAATACATTCCCAATGGCACTGTTGCAGATCACATTCATGGAGATCGAGCAACACCTGGGTCACTCCCATGGCCTACTCGTATGGGCATCGCCATAGAAACAGCCAGTGCATTGGCTTACCTCCATGCTTCTGAGATCATACATCGTGATGTGAAAACCAATAATATTCTCCTTGACAACAACTTTTGCGTCAAAGTTGCAGATTTTGGGCTTTCTCGACTCTTCCCCAATGATGTCACCCATGTCTCAACAAGACCTCAAGGGACTCCAGGCTATGTTGACCCCGAATATCGTCAGTGTTACCAGCTTACGAAAAAGAGCGATGTCTACAGCTTTGGGGTTGTCCTCATTGAGCTCATATCATCTCTCCCAGCTGTTGATATAACTAGGCATCGGCATGAAATAAACTTGGCTAACTTAGCCGTAAACAAGATTGAACAGCGCGCATTCCATGAGTTGATCGACCCACATCTTGGCTTTCAGTCAGACGACGAAGTTAAAAGGATGACCATTTCAGTCGCAAGCGTGGCTTTCCAATGTACACAAGGGGGCCAGGAACTGAGGCCTTCCATGGTAGAGGTTTTGGAGGCATTAAAGGGTATTCAAAGTGGTAAGGATGCTGGACCTTTAAATGTACACCCACCAACTTCACCGGGTTGTGATGAGGTTggattgttgaagaaaacacaTGAGCTgcgaccttcaccaaatgatgTGACTGATAAATGGACTAGTAGATCTTCTACACCCAATATAAGTGGTTAA